From Selenomonas ruminantium AC2024, a single genomic window includes:
- a CDS encoding FliA/WhiG family RNA polymerase sigma factor, with protein sequence MESFEFTNDTPAVDVASLWQDYLKSKSVELRNQLAEFYLPLVRLVAGRLAISLPSHVDRDDLLSSGFFGLLDAIDRYDIERKNKFETYAGIRIRGAMLDYLRAKDWLPVAIRQRIRRYEQAVYDLENRLGRPATDEELAEELSLSLKELQALEGQISVATVIPLDDYLRADSPLTGEPGPSDRMEREELRQTLAAAIERLPEKEKKVVALYYYEELTLKEISLILNLSEARISQLHTKAIFRMRGYLARMKASLV encoded by the coding sequence GTGGAGTCTTTTGAATTTACAAATGATACGCCGGCTGTTGATGTCGCTTCCCTGTGGCAAGATTATCTGAAAAGTAAGAGTGTAGAGCTGCGCAACCAGCTGGCTGAATTTTATTTGCCTTTGGTCAGGCTGGTTGCCGGGCGGCTCGCCATCAGCCTGCCATCCCACGTGGATAGGGATGATTTGCTGTCGAGTGGTTTCTTTGGCCTGTTGGATGCCATTGACCGCTATGATATCGAGCGCAAGAACAAGTTTGAAACTTATGCAGGCATCCGCATTCGCGGGGCTATGCTGGATTATCTCAGAGCCAAGGACTGGCTGCCTGTGGCCATACGTCAGCGTATCCGGCGCTATGAGCAGGCGGTCTATGATTTGGAAAATCGTTTGGGCAGACCTGCTACGGATGAAGAATTGGCGGAGGAACTCTCGCTGTCGCTGAAGGAATTACAGGCTCTGGAGGGACAGATAAGTGTGGCTACAGTCATCCCTCTGGATGACTATTTGCGGGCAGATTCGCCGCTCACAGGTGAGCCGGGACCTTCTGACCGCATGGAGCGGGAGGAGCTCAGGCAGACTTTGGCAGCAGCCATTGAGCGCCTGCCAGAAAAAGAAAAAAAGGTAGTGGCGCTGTACTACTACGAAGAATTGACTTTGAAAGAAATCAGCTTAATCCTTAACCTATCGGAAGCCAGGATTTCCCAGCTGCATACGAAAGCGATTTTCCGTATGCGGGGGTATCTGGCTCGGATGAAGGCAAGCTTAGTATAG
- a CDS encoding chemotaxis protein CheD, translating into MADLIRVGMADYKVGSAPSTIISYGLGSCIGISLYDPQTKVGGLLHIMLPDSTQARPTDNPAKFADTGLPLMLKDVLALGAVKTRLVAKIAGGAQMFAFQNATDIMRVGSRNAEAAKKILKDQGIKIIAEDTGGTYGRTVSIDLNTGVYKVKTIDKGEKEI; encoded by the coding sequence ATGGCAGATCTTATCCGAGTCGGTATGGCCGACTATAAAGTTGGTTCTGCTCCGTCAACAATCATCAGCTATGGTCTTGGGTCTTGCATCGGGATCTCCCTGTATGACCCGCAGACGAAAGTCGGCGGGCTCCTGCATATCATGCTTCCCGATAGTACGCAGGCTCGTCCTACGGACAATCCGGCAAAATTTGCGGATACAGGATTACCGCTGATGCTCAAGGATGTATTGGCTCTGGGCGCGGTGAAAACCCGCCTGGTGGCTAAAATCGCCGGCGGAGCGCAGATGTTTGCCTTCCAGAACGCTACCGATATCATGCGTGTCGGCAGCCGCAATGCGGAGGCAGCCAAGAAGATTCTAAAGGACCAGGGAATTAAAATCATTGCCGAAGATACTGGCGGAACTTATGGTCGCACGGTGTCCATCGACTTGAATACTGGTGTGTATAAGGTTAAGACTATTGATAAAGGCGAAAAAGAGATTTAA
- a CDS encoding chemotaxis protein CheC: protein MTEELNLSANQLDALREIGNVGAGNSATALSQVINRRIDMNVPKVALVPLEMVPDLVGGPDAVVVGIFLRVYGKAPSNILFLLPQKSAFYLVDTLMGKPHGQTNSLDFMDESALMEIGNILSGAYLNAFFTFTKITMLPSIPALAMDMAGALLNVVLAQLGQMGDQALVIETEFLSEDDGINGQFFLVPDPGSLETIIKAVGVE from the coding sequence ATGACCGAAGAATTAAACCTTTCCGCCAATCAGCTGGATGCATTACGCGAGATTGGTAACGTTGGTGCTGGGAACTCGGCTACGGCCCTGTCCCAGGTCATCAACCGGAGAATTGATATGAATGTGCCCAAGGTGGCACTGGTGCCTTTGGAAATGGTGCCGGATTTGGTGGGCGGCCCCGATGCTGTAGTAGTGGGTATTTTCCTTCGTGTTTATGGCAAGGCTCCCAGTAACATCCTGTTCCTGCTTCCTCAGAAGTCGGCGTTTTATCTGGTGGATACGCTGATGGGCAAACCCCATGGGCAGACCAACAGTCTGGACTTCATGGATGAATCGGCCCTGATGGAAATCGGCAACATCCTGTCCGGTGCGTATCTCAATGCCTTCTTTACCTTTACGAAGATTACCATGCTGCCCTCTATCCCGGCTTTGGCTATGGATATGGCAGGTGCGCTTTTGAATGTGGTTCTGGCCCAGCTGGGCCAGATGGGTGACCAGGCTTTGGTTATTGAAACGGAATTCCTCTCAGAGGATGATGGCATCAATGGCCAGTTCTTCCTGGTTCCCGACCCGGGTTCGTTGGAGACGATTATAAAAGCTGTAGGAGTTGAGTGA
- a CDS encoding chemotaxis protein CheW, whose protein sequence is MANEETKQNDEVQVVAFKLRDEEYGVSILNVQEIRNMTDITRVPFAADFIKGVINLRGSVLPVIDLKKRLGLAETPYTENTRIVTVTIDELHVGMLVDAVTEVLTIGSKTVDTKKATNDRSGSRFLNGIGNVDGRLIIMLNLEEIIGATGDGK, encoded by the coding sequence ATGGCAAACGAAGAAACCAAACAGAATGATGAAGTGCAGGTCGTAGCCTTTAAGCTACGTGATGAAGAATATGGTGTCAGCATTCTGAATGTGCAGGAAATCCGCAACATGACGGATATCACCCGCGTTCCCTTTGCAGCGGACTTTATCAAAGGCGTTATCAACCTGCGTGGTTCGGTACTGCCGGTTATCGACCTGAAAAAGCGTCTGGGGCTGGCAGAAACTCCCTATACGGAAAATACCCGCATTGTAACGGTGACGATTGATGAACTGCATGTAGGTATGCTGGTGGATGCGGTGACGGAAGTGCTTACCATTGGCAGCAAGACAGTGGATACCAAGAAGGCTACCAATGACCGCAGCGGTTCCCGTTTCCTCAACGGTATCGGCAATGTGGATGGCAGACTTATCATCATGCTGAATCTGGAAGAGATTATTGGTGCAACTGGCGATGGGAAGTAA
- a CDS encoding chemotaxis protein CheA — translation MDTNQYMDMFLDESHEHLQSLNEGLLSLEENPEEISVVNDIFRNAHTLKGMSATMGYNKIAELTHEMEDVLDLIRKEQLKLDEDIIDTLFKCLDSLEQMIDSVANGDSEDVVDVSDLVAKLSSISKGEPAPAAAPAAPAASAPAAEAAPAPADAGIGIELTDTDKDMLRQAKSGGMVGVHIQVTLSETCLLKSARSYMVMNALDELGDVIKSIPPAEDLEQEKFEHSFDILMVTGADKKAVEDSLSTISEIDKIVVEVVDPDKPAAAAPAAAPAPAAAPAAPAPAAVAPKPAAPKPAAKPAAKPAAAAQKKGHQSQSVRVDIDKLDTLMNLMGELVINKVRLEQIGQAHRLSELTETLEQMDRVTTDLQNIVMKVRMVPVSAVFNRFPRMVRDVSKELNKEINLTIEGEETELDRTVIDEIGDPIMHLLRNSLDHGVEHPDEREAKGKPRTGEVGLIARHEGNNVVIMVTDDGKGIDASKIRKKAVEKGMISQEDADKLDDADAVRLIFLPGFSTAEQITDISGRGVGMDVVRSKIESLSGHVDVETKIDEGSVFKIKLPLTLAIIQAMLVKVQEEIYAIPLGSIDSTINIQPTDIKTVRNREVIVLRGEIIPIIRMEETLQIPHVKDSDEIFVVVVHAGEAKAGIVVDNLIGQQEIVIKTLGNLFTGLKMFSGATVLGDGRVALILDVATMMQQ, via the coding sequence ATGGATACCAATCAGTATATGGATATGTTTTTGGATGAATCTCATGAGCATTTGCAGTCCTTGAACGAAGGCCTTTTAAGCTTGGAGGAAAATCCAGAAGAGATTTCGGTAGTAAATGATATTTTTCGTAACGCCCATACACTTAAGGGCATGTCGGCAACCATGGGATATAATAAGATTGCCGAACTTACCCACGAAATGGAAGACGTGCTGGACCTTATCCGTAAGGAACAGCTGAAACTGGATGAAGATATTATCGATACTCTGTTCAAATGTCTGGACTCCCTGGAGCAGATGATTGACAGTGTCGCAAATGGTGATTCGGAAGATGTAGTCGATGTCAGCGATTTGGTGGCAAAACTCAGCTCCATTTCCAAGGGTGAACCGGCACCAGCTGCTGCACCGGCTGCACCTGCCGCTTCGGCACCTGCTGCAGAGGCTGCACCGGCACCAGCAGATGCTGGCATCGGCATTGAACTTACCGATACGGATAAAGATATGCTTCGTCAGGCCAAGTCCGGCGGCATGGTGGGCGTTCATATTCAGGTAACCCTGTCGGAAACCTGCCTGCTGAAGTCGGCCCGTTCCTACATGGTTATGAATGCTTTGGATGAGTTGGGTGATGTGATTAAATCCATCCCGCCTGCCGAGGATTTGGAACAAGAAAAATTTGAGCACAGCTTTGACATTCTGATGGTTACAGGGGCTGACAAGAAGGCTGTAGAAGATTCGCTGAGTACCATTTCAGAAATCGATAAGATTGTCGTGGAAGTGGTTGACCCCGATAAACCGGCAGCTGCAGCACCGGCCGCAGCGCCTGCACCGGCAGCAGCACCAGCTGCTCCTGCACCGGCTGCCGTAGCACCAAAACCAGCTGCACCGAAGCCAGCCGCCAAGCCTGCTGCCAAACCCGCCGCAGCGGCACAGAAGAAGGGCCATCAGAGCCAGTCGGTACGCGTAGATATCGACAAGCTGGATACGCTTATGAACCTTATGGGCGAGTTGGTTATCAATAAGGTCCGTCTGGAGCAGATTGGCCAGGCTCACCGCTTAAGCGAACTCACAGAAACGCTGGAGCAGATGGACAGAGTAACCACAGACCTGCAGAACATCGTTATGAAGGTCCGCATGGTGCCGGTAAGTGCGGTATTTAACCGTTTCCCTCGCATGGTGCGTGACGTATCCAAGGAACTGAATAAAGAGATAAACCTGACCATCGAAGGTGAGGAAACAGAACTTGACCGTACCGTTATCGATGAAATCGGCGATCCGATCATGCACCTGCTGCGTAACTCCCTCGACCATGGTGTTGAACACCCGGATGAACGTGAAGCCAAGGGCAAACCCCGTACTGGTGAAGTCGGACTTATCGCCCGTCATGAAGGCAATAACGTCGTCATCATGGTTACAGATGATGGTAAAGGTATCGACGCCAGCAAGATTCGCAAAAAGGCCGTTGAAAAGGGCATGATTTCGCAGGAAGATGCGGATAAGCTCGATGATGCCGATGCTGTTCGTCTGATTTTCCTGCCGGGCTTCTCTACGGCTGAGCAGATTACCGATATTTCCGGCCGCGGCGTAGGTATGGACGTTGTACGTAGCAAGATTGAATCTCTGTCCGGCCACGTTGACGTAGAAACCAAGATTGACGAAGGTTCGGTATTTAAGATTAAACTGCCGCTGACCTTGGCTATCATTCAGGCCATGCTGGTTAAGGTTCAGGAAGAAATTTATGCAATTCCGCTGGGCTCCATCGATAGCACCATCAACATTCAGCCCACGGACATCAAGACGGTACGCAACCGTGAAGTTATCGTTCTGCGCGGTGAGATTATTCCGATTATCCGCATGGAAGAAACCCTGCAGATACCTCATGTGAAGGATTCGGATGAGATTTTCGTCGTAGTTGTTCATGCTGGCGAAGCCAAAGCAGGTATCGTAGTGGACAACCTTATCGGACAGCAGGAAATCGTAATCAAGACCCTGGGCAACCTCTTCACCGGACTCAAGATGTTCTCCGGTGCTACGGTCCTCGGCGATGGCCGTGTGGCTTTGATTCTCGATGTGGCTACGATGATGCAGCAGTAA